From the Chitinolyticbacter meiyuanensis genome, one window contains:
- the gltB gene encoding glutamate synthase large subunit — MDRQSWLQGTLYSPQFEQDSCGFGLIAQMDDKPSHWLVSTAIKSLACLTHRGAVAADGKSGDGCGLLFRKPDGFLRTVAAETGISLSANYAAGLVFHSTDAGIAAESIANLKAAVEGQGLVYAGLRMVPVDIEACGEYALRTLPTIGQVFVNAPDGLSDAEFERKLYQARRVAEKANKGDASFYIPTLNPKVLSYKGLVTPDNLPVFYLDLKDERFESSLAVYHQRFSTNTWPQWKLAQPFRFVAHNGEINTLHGNRLWAKAREAIMDSSLLDMDSVRPIVQTDGSDSMSLDNMLEGLMMGGIDIFRAFRMMVPPAWQNVDSNDRDLRAFYEYNSMHMEPWDGPAGLVWTNGRYAGCALDRNGLRPARYVITKDRHITIASEVGTWDYKPEDVVKKGRVKPGQIVAVDLTTGEFLDTETIDNRLKSAKPYREWVKTHAQHLEIAEDKGVLPAMDKVERLTYQKQFQLTFEERDQVIRVLAEAGQEAVGSMGDDTPMAVLSEKVRSPFDYLRQQFAQVTNPPIDPIREAIVMSLNTCFGPERNLFNESEINARRLEVRSPVLSSDKFDALTSMNDPDYKSARFDLAYDPAQTNLKAAIEALQAAVLASVRDDKTVIVVLSDKRIAKELLVIPALFAVGAVNHALVDAGLRCTTNIIIETATARDPHHFACLIGYGATAVFPYLAYQTIMELIELGQVELPLEKAANNFRKGINKGLMKILSKMGISTIASYRGSQLFEGVGIGEEVVDLCLEGTVSRIGGATFSDFEEDQKKLTRLAFNTMRPLQQGGLLKYVFGEEYHAYNPDVVMQLQKAVQGGDYKEYQKYADLVNNRPVAMLRDLMTLDFDPAKAIAIDEVEPLESILKRFDSAGMSLGALSPEAHEALAEGMNRLGGRSNSGEGGEDAARYGTLKMSKIKQVASGRFGVTPHYLVNAEVLQIKVAQGAKPGEGGQLPGDKVSPLIAKLRCSKPGISLISPPPHHDIYSIEDLAQLIFDLKQVNPQALVSVKLVAEPGVGTIAAGVAKAYADLITISGYDGGTGASPLASVKYAGSPFELGLTEAQQVLRANGLRGRVRVQADGGLKTGLDVIKAAAMGAESFGFGTGPMVALGCKYLRICHLNNCATGVATQEIKLRSKYFTGLPDMVVNYFTFIAQETRELMAKLGIRRFEDLIGRTDLLSLAAGATERQQKLRLDVLLSQGEIPNDVPRFCIEDSNPSFDKGELAEDMVKDALAGIKAKTPQKFEYKVRNINRSIGARLSGEIAKAHGAEGLPADCLHIKLTGSAGQSFGVWNANGLTLELEGDANDYVGKGMAGGRLVIYPPKASEFKSDDGVIVGNTCLYGATGGELYAAGRGGERFAVRNSGALTVVEGVGDHGCEYMTGGAVIVLGETGYNFGAGMTGGFALVHDPKEKFAYRINNELIDINTINGEAFGAVRAFLRDKLKAHLEMTGSSKAAELLANFDEAVDYFWLVKPKAAKLDDLLKD, encoded by the coding sequence ATGGATCGACAGAGCTGGTTGCAAGGCACGCTGTACAGCCCGCAGTTCGAGCAGGATAGCTGCGGCTTCGGCCTTATCGCGCAAATGGACGACAAGCCCTCGCACTGGCTTGTGTCCACTGCCATCAAATCGCTGGCCTGCCTCACCCACCGTGGTGCGGTAGCGGCCGACGGCAAGTCGGGTGACGGCTGTGGCCTGTTGTTCAGGAAGCCCGACGGCTTCCTGCGCACCGTGGCCGCCGAGACCGGCATCAGCCTCTCTGCCAACTACGCTGCGGGCTTGGTGTTCCATAGCACCGACGCGGGCATTGCTGCCGAATCCATCGCCAATCTCAAGGCCGCCGTCGAAGGCCAGGGCCTCGTCTACGCCGGCCTGCGCATGGTGCCGGTCGATATCGAGGCCTGTGGCGAATATGCGCTGCGCACGCTGCCGACCATCGGCCAGGTATTCGTCAACGCGCCCGACGGCCTGTCCGACGCCGAGTTCGAGCGCAAGCTCTACCAGGCGCGCCGCGTGGCCGAGAAGGCCAACAAGGGCGACGCCTCGTTCTACATCCCGACGCTCAACCCCAAGGTGCTGTCGTACAAGGGCCTCGTCACGCCGGACAACCTGCCGGTGTTCTACCTGGACCTGAAGGACGAGCGTTTCGAGTCGTCGCTGGCCGTGTATCACCAGCGCTTCTCGACCAACACCTGGCCGCAGTGGAAGCTGGCACAGCCGTTCCGCTTCGTCGCGCACAACGGCGAGATCAACACGCTGCACGGCAACCGCCTGTGGGCCAAGGCGCGCGAAGCCATCATGGATTCGTCGCTGCTCGACATGGACAGCGTCCGCCCCATCGTGCAGACCGACGGCTCCGATTCGATGAGCCTCGACAACATGCTCGAAGGCCTGATGATGGGCGGCATCGACATCTTCCGCGCCTTCCGCATGATGGTGCCGCCGGCTTGGCAGAACGTCGATTCCAACGACCGTGACCTGCGTGCCTTCTACGAATACAACTCCATGCACATGGAGCCGTGGGACGGCCCGGCCGGCCTCGTCTGGACCAACGGCCGCTACGCCGGCTGTGCGCTGGACCGCAACGGCCTGCGCCCGGCGCGTTATGTGATCACCAAGGATCGCCATATCACCATCGCCTCCGAAGTGGGCACCTGGGACTACAAGCCCGAGGACGTGGTGAAGAAGGGCCGCGTCAAGCCGGGCCAGATCGTTGCCGTCGACCTGACCACTGGCGAGTTCCTCGATACCGAGACCATCGACAACCGCCTGAAGTCGGCCAAGCCCTACCGCGAGTGGGTCAAGACTCACGCCCAGCACCTCGAGATCGCCGAGGACAAGGGCGTATTGCCGGCCATGGACAAGGTCGAGCGCCTCACCTACCAGAAGCAGTTCCAGCTCACGTTCGAAGAGCGCGACCAAGTGATCCGCGTGCTGGCCGAAGCCGGCCAGGAAGCGGTCGGCTCGATGGGTGACGACACCCCGATGGCCGTGCTGTCGGAAAAGGTGCGCTCGCCGTTCGATTACCTGCGCCAGCAGTTCGCCCAGGTGACCAATCCGCCGATCGACCCGATCCGCGAAGCGATCGTGATGTCGCTGAACACCTGCTTCGGCCCCGAGCGCAACCTGTTCAACGAAAGCGAAATCAACGCGCGTCGCCTAGAAGTGCGTTCGCCGGTGCTGTCCAGCGACAAGTTCGATGCGCTGACCAGCATGAACGATCCGGACTACAAGTCCGCCCGGTTCGATCTCGCCTACGATCCGGCGCAGACCAACCTGAAGGCTGCGATCGAAGCGCTGCAGGCTGCGGTGCTGGCATCGGTGCGTGACGACAAGACCGTCATCGTGGTGCTGTCCGACAAGCGCATCGCCAAGGAACTCTTGGTGATCCCGGCGCTGTTCGCCGTCGGTGCCGTCAACCACGCGCTGGTCGATGCCGGCCTGCGTTGCACCACCAACATCATCATCGAGACTGCCACCGCGCGCGATCCGCATCACTTCGCCTGCCTGATCGGCTATGGTGCCACCGCCGTGTTCCCGTACCTTGCGTACCAGACCATCATGGAGCTGATCGAACTCGGCCAGGTGGAGCTGCCGCTGGAGAAGGCGGCGAACAACTTCCGCAAGGGCATCAACAAGGGCCTGATGAAGATCCTCTCCAAGATGGGGATTTCGACCATTGCGTCCTACCGTGGCTCGCAGCTGTTCGAGGGCGTGGGCATTGGCGAGGAAGTGGTCGACCTGTGCCTGGAAGGCACGGTGTCCCGCATTGGCGGCGCGACCTTCTCCGATTTCGAGGAAGACCAGAAGAAGCTGACCCGCCTTGCGTTCAACACCATGCGCCCGTTGCAACAGGGCGGCTTGCTCAAGTACGTGTTCGGCGAGGAATACCACGCCTACAACCCGGACGTGGTGATGCAGCTGCAGAAGGCGGTGCAGGGTGGCGACTACAAGGAATACCAGAAGTACGCCGACCTGGTGAACAACCGCCCGGTGGCCATGCTGCGTGACCTGATGACGCTGGATTTCGATCCGGCCAAGGCGATTGCCATCGACGAGGTCGAGCCGCTCGAATCCATCCTCAAGCGTTTCGATTCGGCCGGCATGTCGCTGGGCGCTTTGTCGCCGGAAGCGCACGAGGCGCTGGCCGAGGGCATGAACCGCCTCGGTGGTCGCTCGAACTCGGGCGAAGGTGGCGAGGATGCAGCGCGCTACGGCACGCTCAAGATGTCCAAGATCAAGCAGGTGGCGTCGGGCCGTTTCGGCGTGACCCCGCATTACCTAGTGAACGCCGAAGTGCTGCAGATCAAGGTGGCGCAGGGCGCCAAGCCGGGCGAAGGTGGCCAGCTGCCGGGCGACAAGGTGTCACCGCTGATCGCCAAGCTGCGCTGCTCCAAGCCGGGCATCAGCCTGATTTCGCCGCCGCCGCACCATGACATCTACTCGATCGAAGACTTGGCCCAGCTGATCTTCGATCTGAAGCAGGTCAACCCGCAGGCGCTGGTCTCCGTGAAGCTGGTGGCCGAGCCGGGCGTCGGCACCATTGCCGCTGGCGTCGCCAAGGCCTATGCCGACCTGATCACCATCTCGGGTTACGACGGTGGCACTGGTGCGTCGCCCTTGGCATCGGTCAAGTACGCTGGCTCGCCGTTCGAGCTCGGCCTGACCGAAGCGCAGCAGGTGCTGCGTGCCAACGGCTTGCGCGGCCGGGTGCGCGTGCAGGCGGACGGTGGCCTCAAGACAGGCCTTGATGTGATCAAGGCCGCCGCCATGGGCGCCGAGAGCTTTGGCTTCGGTACCGGCCCGATGGTGGCGCTGGGCTGCAAGTACCTGCGGATTTGTCACCTGAACAACTGCGCGACCGGCGTGGCGACGCAGGAAATCAAGCTGCGTTCCAAGTACTTCACTGGCCTGCCGGACATGGTGGTGAACTACTTCACCTTCATCGCCCAGGAAACCCGCGAGCTGATGGCCAAGCTGGGCATCCGCCGCTTCGAGGACCTGATCGGCCGCACCGACCTGCTGTCACTGGCTGCCGGCGCCACCGAGCGCCAGCAGAAGTTGCGTCTCGACGTGCTGCTGAGCCAGGGCGAGATTCCGAATGACGTGCCGCGCTTCTGTATCGAGGATTCCAACCCCTCGTTCGACAAGGGCGAGCTGGCCGAGGACATGGTCAAGGACGCGCTGGCCGGCATCAAGGCCAAGACGCCGCAGAAGTTCGAATACAAGGTGCGCAACATCAACCGTTCGATCGGCGCGCGCCTGTCGGGCGAGATCGCCAAGGCGCATGGCGCCGAGGGCCTGCCGGCCGATTGCCTGCATATCAAGCTCACCGGTTCCGCCGGCCAGTCGTTCGGTGTGTGGAACGCCAACGGCCTGACGCTGGAGCTGGAAGGCGATGCCAACGACTACGTCGGCAAGGGCATGGCCGGAGGCCGCCTGGTGATCTACCCGCCCAAGGCCAGCGAGTTCAAGTCCGATGATGGCGTGATCGTCGGCAACACCTGCCTCTACGGCGCAACCGGTGGCGAGCTGTATGCCGCGGGCCGCGGTGGCGAGCGTTTCGCCGTGCGCAATTCCGGCGCGCTGACCGTGGTCGAAGGCGTGGGTGACCATGGCTGCGAATACATGACCGGCGGCGCGGTGATCGTGCTGGGCGAGACCGGCTACAACTTCGGTGCGGGCATGACCGGCGGTTTCGCCCTGGTGCACGACCCGAAGGAAAAGTTTGCCTATCGCATCAACAACGAGCTGATCGACATCAACACCATCAACGGTGAAGCCTTCGGCGCCGTGCGGGCCTTCCTGCGCGACAAGCTCAAGGCTCACCTCGAGATGACGGGCTCGTCCAAGGCGGCCGAATTGCTGGCCAACTTCGACGAGGCGGTCGACTACTTCTGGCTGGTGAAGCCCAAGGCCGCCAAGCTCGACGATCTGCTGAAAGATTGA
- a CDS encoding AEC family transporter has translation MFLRILSIVAPILLIVLVGWLYGRYRKIDLTDLNRLNVELLSPLLVLAVWLERDVSLAAYAPLLTATTLVVLGTGAIAWGVAQLAGYPWRAFVPAMMFTNTGNIGLPLMLLAFGAAAFPGVVAIFVLVTLLHFTLGVRLLNPGASLSMLLRVPMVWALLLALVVQLSGWHPPASLLLPAKMLGETAIPLSLFALGVRLADFAGVRWRVGAVGALLCPLVSLLLAWPLALLFGLDAGQRGVLLVFAALPPAVLNYLFAEQYRQHPDLVAAIVVAGTLAALVFIPAALYVAL, from the coding sequence ATGTTCCTGCGCATTCTCTCCATCGTCGCGCCCATCCTGCTGATCGTGCTGGTCGGCTGGCTCTATGGGCGCTATCGCAAGATCGATCTCACCGATCTGAATCGACTCAATGTGGAGTTATTGTCGCCATTACTGGTGCTGGCGGTCTGGTTGGAGCGTGACGTCTCGCTGGCTGCGTATGCGCCGCTGCTGACCGCGACCACGCTGGTGGTACTGGGCACCGGTGCCATCGCCTGGGGCGTGGCGCAGCTGGCCGGTTATCCGTGGCGCGCCTTCGTGCCGGCGATGATGTTCACCAATACCGGCAACATCGGCTTGCCGCTGATGCTGCTGGCCTTCGGTGCCGCGGCCTTCCCCGGCGTGGTGGCGATCTTCGTGCTGGTGACGTTGCTGCATTTCACCCTGGGCGTGCGGTTACTGAATCCCGGCGCGTCGCTGTCCATGCTGCTGCGCGTGCCCATGGTGTGGGCGCTGTTGCTGGCGCTGGTGGTGCAGCTGTCGGGCTGGCATCCGCCGGCCAGCCTGCTTTTGCCGGCCAAGATGCTGGGTGAGACAGCGATCCCGCTCAGCCTGTTCGCGCTCGGTGTGCGGCTGGCCGATTTCGCCGGCGTGCGCTGGCGGGTGGGGGCCGTCGGCGCGCTGCTGTGTCCGCTCGTCAGTTTATTGCTGGCATGGCCGCTGGCACTGCTGTTCGGGCTCGACGCCGGTCAACGCGGCGTACTGCTGGTATTTGCGGCGTTGCCGCCGGCCGTGCTCAACTACCTGTTCGCCGAGCAATACCGGCAACATCCCGATCTGGTGGCCGCAATCGTGGTGGCCGGCACGCTGGCGGCGCTGGTGTTCATCCCTGCTGCGCTCTATGTTGCGCTCTGA
- a CDS encoding C13 family peptidase, with protein sequence MVRRLTILICLCMLAGCAAIPPQDTTATERLLKTQLASLPPRTPHTANTYLIALAGFDTPAVFGNEARLARERLDRTFATGGKSILLSNADDDIATTPQATPDSLSAAITGLSRLMNHEEDLLVLYLVSHGGKDGSLQLRRGRNRPLSLAPSWLSAQLSTAGIRWRAVFVSACYSGTFQEVLRNSSSLILTAADAHHPSFGCGSADRYTYFGEALFEQDLDTPDWRQIYGKLAEAIRRREEAIGIREHSNPQFWLGPQLARKLDPASDALDHASEAVLDDSY encoded by the coding sequence ATGGTTCGTCGCCTCACCATTCTGATTTGCCTATGCATGCTTGCCGGCTGTGCCGCGATTCCGCCGCAAGACACCACGGCGACCGAGCGGTTGCTGAAGACCCAGCTCGCAAGCTTGCCACCGCGAACGCCCCACACCGCCAATACCTACCTGATTGCACTGGCCGGGTTCGACACGCCCGCCGTCTTTGGCAACGAAGCCCGACTCGCCCGCGAGCGGCTGGACCGCACCTTCGCCACCGGAGGCAAGAGCATCCTGCTCAGCAATGCTGATGACGACATCGCGACAACGCCGCAAGCGACGCCCGACAGCTTGAGCGCGGCGATCACTGGGCTTTCCCGGCTCATGAACCACGAAGAAGACCTGCTGGTGCTGTATCTGGTCTCCCATGGCGGCAAGGATGGCAGTCTACAACTGCGTCGCGGTCGCAACCGACCCCTGTCGCTCGCGCCGTCTTGGCTGTCCGCACAACTGAGCACGGCCGGCATACGCTGGCGCGCGGTCTTCGTTTCGGCCTGTTACTCCGGCACTTTTCAGGAGGTGCTCCGCAACAGCAGCAGCCTGATCCTGACAGCAGCCGACGCTCATCACCCCTCTTTCGGCTGCGGCAGCGCTGATCGCTACACCTATTTTGGCGAGGCGCTGTTTGAGCAAGACCTGGACACGCCAGATTGGCGGCAAATCTACGGCAAGCTGGCCGAGGCCATACGCCGGCGAGAGGAAGCCATCGGCATACGCGAGCACTCCAATCCGCAGTTCTGGTTGGGGCCGCAGTTGGCCCGCAAGCTCGATCCGGCCTCCGACGCGCTCGACCATGCAAGCGAAGCGGTACTTGACGACAGCTACTGA
- the hemF gene encoding oxygen-dependent coproporphyrinogen oxidase yields the protein MDSTAVKDYLLTLQQNIVATLENLDGGSFIVDSWQRPEGGGGISRVIEDSALLERGGVLFSHVTGSQMPASATAHRPELAGRAWEAMGVSLVLHPRNPYVPTVHLNVRMFRAHAPGQEDVCWFGGGMDLTPYYGFADDAVHFHATCRDALATQGSEYYPRFKDWCDRYFFLKHRNEARGIGGIFFDDFTDGGFEGGLAMMRAVGDAFLPAFVPIVERRRELAYGERERDWQGYRRGRYVEFNLVWDRGTLFGLQSGGRTESILCSMPPLAQWRYQWQPPEGSPEAQLLSDFLPVRDWLGQAGQ from the coding sequence ATGGACAGCACCGCGGTCAAGGACTACCTGCTGACGCTGCAGCAGAACATCGTCGCCACGCTGGAGAATCTGGATGGCGGTAGCTTCATCGTCGACAGTTGGCAACGGCCCGAAGGCGGCGGCGGTATCAGCCGCGTGATCGAGGATTCGGCGCTGCTGGAGCGCGGTGGCGTGCTGTTCTCGCACGTGACCGGCAGCCAGATGCCGGCTTCGGCCACCGCGCACCGGCCCGAGCTCGCCGGCCGCGCCTGGGAGGCGATGGGCGTATCGCTGGTGCTGCACCCGCGCAACCCCTACGTACCGACGGTGCATCTCAACGTGCGCATGTTCCGTGCCCACGCGCCGGGGCAGGAGGACGTCTGCTGGTTTGGCGGCGGCATGGATCTGACCCCGTACTACGGCTTTGCCGACGATGCGGTCCATTTCCACGCCACCTGCCGCGACGCGCTGGCGACGCAAGGGTCGGAGTACTACCCGCGCTTCAAGGACTGGTGCGACCGCTACTTCTTCCTCAAGCATCGCAACGAGGCGCGCGGCATCGGTGGCATCTTCTTTGACGATTTCACCGACGGTGGCTTCGAAGGCGGCCTTGCCATGATGCGGGCGGTGGGCGATGCCTTCCTGCCGGCCTTTGTGCCCATCGTCGAGCGCCGCCGCGAGTTGGCCTACGGCGAGCGTGAGCGCGACTGGCAAGGCTATCGCCGCGGCCGCTACGTCGAATTCAACCTGGTGTGGGACAGGGGCACGCTGTTCGGCCTGCAATCGGGCGGCAGAACCGAGTCCATCCTGTGTTCGATGCCGCCGCTCGCGCAGTGGCGCTACCAGTGGCAGCCGCCCGAGGGTAGCCCGGAAGCGCAACTGCTGAGCGATTTCCTGCCGGTACGCGACTGGCTGGGGCAAGCGGGTCAGTAG
- a CDS encoding copper chaperone PCu(A)C, with translation MTRLFAAFCLTLLVATSHAHEFEAGKLLIVHPWARATAPGAPVAGVFVTLDNSAGDADRLVGGETAVAERLELHTMKMDNGVMKMRKVDAIDVPAKGTQKLAPGGLHIMLFGLKAPLKEGEQFPVTLQFEKAGKVPVKVKVEALGAAAPAHGN, from the coding sequence ATGACGCGTCTGTTCGCTGCCTTCTGCCTGACCCTGCTAGTCGCCACCAGCCACGCTCACGAGTTCGAGGCGGGCAAGCTCCTGATCGTGCATCCATGGGCGCGTGCCACGGCGCCGGGCGCGCCGGTGGCCGGCGTGTTCGTCACGCTCGACAACAGCGCTGGCGATGCGGATCGGCTGGTCGGTGGCGAGACCGCCGTGGCCGAGCGGCTGGAGCTGCACACGATGAAGATGGACAACGGCGTGATGAAGATGCGCAAGGTCGATGCCATCGACGTGCCGGCCAAAGGCACCCAGAAGCTCGCCCCGGGTGGCCTGCACATCATGCTGTTCGGCCTCAAGGCACCCTTGAAGGAAGGCGAGCAGTTCCCGGTGACGCTGCAGTTCGAGAAGGCCGGCAAGGTCCCGGTCAAGGTCAAGGTCGAAGCGCTCGGTGCTGCCGCGCCGGCGCACGGCAACTAG
- a CDS encoding phospholipase D family protein, which produces MRPFAKLIAMLSLSSLLAACSSLPARTLEAPAPVIDTHDTMLARTARKLSDAHAELSGIYPLEHGRDALIARLALAMTAEKTLDLQYYIWHNDVTGRLVTAKVLEAADRGVKVRVLLDDVGSKPDDDTLLALSGHPNIEVRLFNPVSQRWLRTLGMVLEFSRVNRRMHNKSFTADDHVTIVGGRNIGDEYFEANPEIDFSDLDVLAVGPVVAQVETSFDLYWRHQRAIPINDFYPRADTGSKLLDLRKTLAAQQQLDRATGYLQQLEKDALALRLRDASLPFYWGNAQALYDHPDKLTERPASTLVERLAPVAAQTDRSLDIVSPYFVPGKGGTAWLVQRAAQGTRVRVLTNSLAATDVGMVHAGYAPYRKPLLKGGISLYELKPDPANPRPKGGSGWTGSSRASLHAKSFIFDRRYVFIGSLNLDPRSIELNTEIGILLDSPALADHMADQFDELVADKAYRLTLDDGNLQWHEPDGDAVHGHDPETSLLRRIGVDLLRLLPIESQL; this is translated from the coding sequence ATGCGCCCATTCGCGAAACTGATCGCCATGCTCAGCCTCTCCAGCCTGCTCGCTGCCTGTAGCAGCCTGCCCGCACGCACGCTGGAGGCGCCCGCCCCGGTGATCGATACCCACGACACCATGCTGGCCCGCACCGCGCGCAAGCTGTCGGATGCGCACGCCGAGCTCTCCGGCATCTACCCGCTGGAACACGGCCGCGATGCGCTGATCGCCCGACTGGCGCTGGCGATGACAGCGGAAAAGACGCTCGATCTGCAGTACTACATCTGGCACAACGACGTGACCGGACGCCTCGTTACCGCCAAGGTACTGGAAGCCGCCGACCGCGGCGTGAAGGTGCGGGTGCTGCTCGACGACGTGGGTAGCAAGCCGGACGACGACACGCTGCTGGCGCTGTCCGGCCATCCCAATATCGAGGTGCGGCTGTTCAACCCGGTGAGCCAGCGCTGGCTGCGCACGCTGGGCATGGTGCTGGAGTTCAGCCGGGTGAACCGGCGCATGCACAACAAGAGCTTCACTGCCGACGATCACGTCACCATCGTTGGCGGGCGCAATATCGGCGACGAATACTTCGAGGCCAACCCGGAAATCGATTTCTCCGACCTCGACGTGCTCGCCGTCGGCCCAGTGGTGGCGCAGGTCGAAACATCGTTTGATCTCTACTGGCGCCATCAGCGTGCCATTCCGATCAACGATTTCTATCCGCGCGCCGATACCGGCAGCAAGCTGCTCGACCTGCGCAAGACACTGGCCGCGCAGCAGCAGCTCGACCGCGCCACCGGTTACCTGCAACAGCTGGAAAAGGACGCGCTGGCCCTGCGCCTGCGCGACGCCAGCCTGCCGTTCTACTGGGGCAATGCCCAAGCGCTGTACGATCATCCGGACAAGCTGACCGAGCGGCCGGCGAGCACGCTGGTCGAGCGACTGGCGCCGGTGGCAGCGCAGACCGACCGCTCACTCGACATCGTTTCACCCTACTTCGTACCGGGCAAAGGCGGCACCGCCTGGCTGGTGCAGCGCGCGGCCCAGGGCACGCGGGTGCGGGTGCTGACCAACTCGCTCGCCGCCACCGATGTCGGCATGGTCCACGCCGGCTACGCACCTTATCGCAAGCCACTATTGAAGGGCGGCATCTCGCTCTACGAGCTCAAACCCGATCCGGCCAATCCACGCCCCAAGGGCGGCAGCGGCTGGACCGGCTCTTCCCGCGCCAGCCTGCATGCCAAGTCGTTCATCTTCGATCGTCGCTACGTCTTCATCGGCTCGCTGAACCTCGACCCGCGCTCGATCGAGCTCAATACCGAGATCGGCATCCTGCTCGATAGCCCCGCCCTGGCTGACCACATGGCCGACCAGTTCGACGAGCTGGTCGCCGACAAGGCCTACCGGTTGACGCTCGACGACGGCAACCTGCAATGGCACGAGCCGGACGGCGACGCCGTACACGGCCACGACCCGGAAACCTCGCTGCTGCGCCGCATCGGGGTGGACCTGCTGCGCCTGCTGCCGATCGAATCGCAGCTGTGA